The proteins below come from a single Elgaria multicarinata webbii isolate HBS135686 ecotype San Diego chromosome 11, rElgMul1.1.pri, whole genome shotgun sequence genomic window:
- the LOC134405498 gene encoding vomeronasal type-2 receptor 26-like produces MAHSINCTTADDLLPIPHQFYQPGDLVIGGIVSQIFFLYDILSFMEQPAQMLHDELFSVPKNYQHILALAFAVKEINEDPNILHNISLGFHILNSYYAARITTKATLNLLSTQHKFVPNFKCHNQNNMVALIGGCISETSTNMDIISANRKIAQLTYGSFLPAQGAKSLFPFLYQMVPNEAQQYMGVVRLLQHFRWIWIGLTAVDDDRGNRFLQTMVPMLSQNGICYAYIVRIPKRDYLDEMGGVVLQQLEIYNTAINSKASVSFVYGEPPSFQVLGILLFIITFWALPPLGKVWIVTSQWDFASIPDRKIWDMQTFHGSITFSVHSNQPLRFQTFLQMIRPSWAKGDGFIQDFWEQTFNCSLKMSDVKEEDKKTCSGKEELKTLPGTLFEMNMTGHSYNVYNAVYAVAHALHAIYKSRSKPKRLAEREKPAFWNVQPWQLHPFLRSTSFNNNAGDAVHFDVNGELVAGFDVTNWLMFPNGSVVRVKVGRWDPQASPGKMLTINDDEIVWHTSFNQVLPLSVCNDNCYPGYSKKKREGEKFCCYDCASCSNGMISYQKDMDACIKCPEDQYPNKDQTQCIPRVLSYLTYEETLGIILTVLAISFSLITAMVLGTFLKHKDTPIVKANNRNFTYILLISLSLCFLCTLLFIGQPGNMACLIRQIVFGIVFSVALSSILAKTITVVLAFLATKPGSMMRKKIGKRLANSIAFSGSLIQAGICIVWLIISPPFPDVDMHSLDGKIILECNEGSASMFYFVLGYLGSLAIVSFIVAFLARKLPDSFNEAKFITFSMLVFCSVWLSFIPSHLSNKGKYVVAVEIFAILSSSAGLLIFIFFPKCYIIILRPELNNRKQLIRKK; encoded by the exons ATGGCGCATTCCATTAATTGCACCACAGCTGATGATCTGCTTCCTATTCCTCATCAATTTTACCAGCCAGGCGATCTTGTCATTGGTGGGATTGTTTCTCAGATATTCTTCCTCTATGATATCCTCTCTTTTATGGAACAGCCTGCACAAATGTTACATGATGAACTTTT TTCAGTACCTAAGAACTACCAACATATCCTAGCTTTGGCATTTGCTGTCAAAGAGATCAATGAGGATCCCAACATCTTACACAATATCTCTCTGGGGTTCCACATCCTCAATAGCTACTATGCGGCAAGGATAACCACTAAGGCCACCCTGAACCTGCTTTCCACACAGCATAAGTTTGTCCCCAACTTCAAATGTCACAACCAGAACAACATGGTGGCTCTCATTGGAGGATGTATCTCTGAAACTTCTACCAATATGGACATCATTTCTGCAAACCGTAAAATTGCACAG CTCACCTATGGGTCATTTTTGCCAGCACAAGGTGCCAAATCCCTCTTCCCATTTTTGTACCAGATGGTCCCAAACGAAGCCCAACAGTACATGGGTGTGGTGCGTCTACTTCAGCATTTCAGATGGATATGGATTGGGCTAACAGCTGTGGATGATGACAGGGGGAACAGGTTCTTACAGACCATGGTGCCAATGCTTTCCCAAAATGGCATCTGTTATGCCTATATAGTCAGAATACCAAAAAGGGATTATTTGGATGAAATGGGAGGTGTGGTTTTACAGCAGTTGGAAATCTATAATACTGCTATTAACAGCAAAGCCAGTGTATCCTTcgtatatggagaacctccatCCTTTCAGGTATTGGGAATCTTGCTGTTTATTATCACCTTCTGGGCACTGCCAccgctggggaaagtgtggattgTTACATCCCAATGGGATTTTGCATCAATACCTGATCGAAAGATTTGGGATATGCAAACCTTTCATGGTTCCATAACCTTCAGTGTTCACTCAAATCAGCCATTAAGATTCCAAACATTTCTCCAGATGATAAGACCTTCCTGGGCCAAAGGAGATGGTTTCATTCAGGACTTCTGGGAACAGACATTCAACTGTTCACTAAAAATGTCTGATGTAAAGGAGGAAGACAAGAAAACGTGCTCTGGGAAGGAGGAGCTGAAGACACTTCCTGGAACTTTGTTTGAAATGAACATGACCGGCCACAGCTACAatgtctacaatgctgtctatgctgtggcacatgctttgcatgccataTACAAATCCAGATCTAAACCCAAAAGATTGGCAGAAAGGGAGAAACCTGCATTTTGGAATGTGCAACCATGGCAG CTCCATCCCTTTCTAAGAAGCACCTCATTTAATAACAATGCTGGAGACGCTGTGCATTTCGATGTAAATGGGGAATTAGTTGCAGGCTTTGATGTTACAAACTGGTTGATGTTCCCCAATGGCTCAGTGGTTAGAGTAAAAGTGGGAAGATGGGATCCCCAGGCTTCTCCAGGCAAAATGTTAACCATTAATGATGACGAAATTGTGTGGCATACAAGCTTTAATCAG GTGCTGCCCCTTTCTGTGTGCAATGACAACTGCTATCCTGGCTACAGcaagaaaaagagggaaggagagaaattttgctgctatgacTGTGCTTCATGTTCAAATGGGATGATTTCTTACCAGAAAG aCATGGATGCTTGCATCAAATGTCCAGAAGATCAGTATCCCAACAAGGACCAAACACAATGCATTCCCAGGGTTCTAAGCTACCTTACTTATGAAGAAACTTTAGGAATCATCTTGACTGTCTTGGCTATTTCCTTCTCTTTGATCACAGCTATGGTGCTTGGAACCTTTCTGAAGCACAAAGacactcccatagtcaaagccaacaaccggaacTTCACCTACAtcctcctcatctctctctccctttgcttCCTCTGTACCTTGCTCTTCATTGGACAACCAGGAAACATGGCGTGCCTTATCCGACAAATAGTTTTTGGCATTGTCTTCTCTGTGGCCCTTTCCAGCAttttggccaaaaccatcactgtagTTCTGGCATTCTTGGCTACCAAACCAGGGTCCATGATGAGGAAAAAGATAGGGAAAAGACTGGCCAATTCGATTGCCTTTTCCGGCTCCTTGATTCAAGCAGGCATTTGTATAGTTTGGCTCATTATatctcctccattcccagatgtAGACATGCACTCATTGGATGGGAAAATAATACTGGAATGTAATGAGGGCTCTGCTTCCATGTTTTACTTTGTCTTGGGCTATTTGGGTTCTCTGGCAATTGTCAGTTTCATTGTGGCTTTCTTAGCCAGGAAGTTacctgacagtttcaatgaagccaaattcatcactttcagcatgttggtgtttTGCAGTGTCTGGTTGTCCTTCATTCCATCACACCTCAGTAACAAAGGGAAATatgtggtggctgtggagatcttcgcCATCTTGTCCTCCAGTGCTGGGTTACTCATTTTCATCTTTTTCCCTAAATGCTACATTATTATATTGAGACCTGAACTGAACAACAGGAAGCAGCTAATAAGAAAAAAGTGA